From Candidatus Pedobacter colombiensis, one genomic window encodes:
- a CDS encoding YDG domain-containing protein, with product MNKLLLCTFFLVLLGLTPMHLFAQPANQNFESLNYGNYPGTTDNVTIGILKYSVVSPTSRTYQTLNGTPQAFLSVQTPGGNNGAGLFSGVSKMLVLNQNYSGYEGGTFTLSPDGESNYSTGAADLRIATIDGSKFKINSMYIDPGRTNEHPYSEWYSVDVKGYKNGVEVAKITISDFTKTGNRNYGSGANVASYTAVDKGSLTTYGGLLVFIGSNWANIDEIRFTSTGPVAMAIDDLDFSAAGTTAVVPTLTTISAATNVSAVKATMGGTVINNGNATVIERGIIWNVNAGSLVLGQGNKVIMGSGTGSFSDVVGSLPSGSIIRFRSYAINSAGVGYGETRGFTTTAAMSATFDLYHISCPGTSTGAASINIIGGKGPYTYSWSGSSDTGPTVFGLKAGSQTCTVTDGEGSTITETFVINEPVPFNAIYNQGNAICNGGNDGWAEIVPDNNGPYTYSWMPGGATTAKISNLIAGTYVCTITNSGGCSITRTVIITEPKRVALVGGAFLAGNIGSLYSRSVFGANGGNGTYSYAQVSGTLPPGLTLSPTGQLTGTPTSLGTYNFSVEVKTSNCPETATADFSLIIYKASQTIVFNTIPAKSYGDVDFVLGNTSTAQSLPITYTAADPSIVSIVGNIAHILKVGTTQITASQAGNDYYNAATSVSRALTVSTKTISASGYTVSKVYDGTNTATITLNATGKVGTDDVGISYTSAVYANKNVGTGKQITYTGLALTGADKSNYFLGTPVITGVIIAKDITGNFTADDKVYDGLTSTTILTRTIVPLPVDDGNLTLIGGVATFADANAGIGKAVTATGMTLSGTAAGNYRLISISPAVANITARDITGSFVSSNKVYDGLLSASITSRTVTPLAADAGKLTLTGGLADFADANVGVGKTITATGMTLDGTAAGNYNLISVSPATANITALDIIGSFSSEDKVYDGVTAASITNRTIIPLATDAGKLTLTGGSANFANANAGTGKTVTATGMVLGGSAAGNYNLISVSPSIANITAKEITGSFVSEDKVYDGLSSASIISRTITPLAADAGNLTLTGGVASFADANAGIGKAVTASGMTLGGSAAGNYNLIAVSPAVANIMPKNITGSFTASSKIYDGLTLAVIIDRTITSLVADAGNLTLTGGVASFADANAGIGKTVTATGMTLGGAAAGNYNLVSVLPTTANITALDITGSFTSANKVYDGLTSAVITNRTITPLVVDAGKLTLTGGVASFADANAGIGKAVTATGMTLSGAVAGNYHLISVLPTTANITPKDITGSFGASNKVYDGLTSAMIADRSVTPLTTDAGKLTLTGGFANFSDANVGTGKTVTATGMVLSGSAAGNYNLVSISTAVANISTKPVIVTVNANQNKIYGAVNPDLNYTITPGGLLGTDVLSGNLARASGENVGFYAINKGSLVAGANYALQFVGNSFEIKQANLTIIGDSKEKFVGTENPPLTISYRGFVNNEGVAALNALPYIGTTATLNSGMGSYPIMVGGASAINYSISYQNGVLQVKPGAPTSVSLAAIVVFENRPAGTKVGDLSSTSQDPNATFTYSFATGAGDIDNSKFQIVGKELRTSQSLDYEEKSSYSIRVRSTTQYGFTLDQIFIVQIEDVNEQPTLNPIADQRIYFQTGKEERIGLENVSPGPELHQTVTASIQTDRASLFDRLEVINNQVIYKIKPGQLGEANITVTITDNGGTANGGVDKISRSFNLKVDATPVITGTGTQVGLKIPTDYISSPGIGKGLSSQLRVQAEDVVSYRWTGIGLSNANISNPVAQPLTTMTYQVTITNSKGYSITLPITVEVREDYIIEAENNFSPNGDGINDTWVIKNIENYPNHVVTIFDRAGRVLYTVNGYKNTWDGTVNGAPLAEGTYYYMIKFTDQKVRVIKGFITIVR from the coding sequence ATGAACAAACTTTTACTATGCACTTTCTTTTTGGTCCTGCTTGGATTAACACCAATGCACTTATTTGCTCAGCCAGCTAATCAGAACTTTGAATCACTAAATTACGGTAATTATCCTGGTACCACAGATAATGTTACAATTGGGATATTAAAATATTCAGTTGTATCTCCAACTTCCAGAACTTATCAAACTTTAAATGGCACTCCCCAGGCTTTTTTAAGTGTACAAACCCCTGGCGGAAATAACGGAGCGGGCCTTTTTAGTGGAGTTTCCAAAATGTTGGTATTGAATCAAAATTATTCAGGCTATGAGGGAGGAACATTTACGCTAAGCCCGGATGGGGAAAGCAACTATAGCACTGGTGCCGCCGACCTTCGTATTGCAACTATAGATGGGTCGAAGTTTAAAATTAACTCTATGTATATAGATCCCGGACGTACCAACGAACATCCTTATTCGGAATGGTATAGTGTTGATGTGAAAGGATATAAAAATGGGGTTGAAGTTGCAAAAATTACGATAAGTGATTTTACTAAAACTGGTAATCGTAATTATGGGAGTGGGGCTAATGTAGCAAGTTATACTGCCGTTGATAAGGGTTCGTTAACTACCTATGGTGGGTTATTAGTTTTTATAGGAAGTAATTGGGCGAATATTGATGAAATCAGGTTTACATCGACGGGGCCGGTTGCTATGGCTATTGATGACCTTGATTTTTCCGCCGCAGGTACTACCGCTGTGGTGCCAACGCTAACTACCATATCAGCTGCAACAAACGTATCCGCAGTAAAGGCAACTATGGGCGGGACTGTGATCAATAACGGTAACGCTACTGTTATAGAAAGAGGGATTATATGGAATGTGAATGCCGGTAGTTTAGTATTGGGACAAGGCAATAAGGTAATAATGGGATCTGGTACAGGAAGCTTTAGTGATGTGGTGGGTTCATTGCCAAGTGGGAGTATAATTCGTTTTCGGTCATATGCTATAAATTCGGCTGGAGTGGGATATGGTGAGACCAGAGGATTTACAACTACTGCGGCTATGTCTGCCACATTTGATCTTTATCATATTTCATGTCCTGGGACCAGTACCGGTGCGGCTAGTATTAATATTATAGGCGGAAAAGGGCCATATACTTACTCATGGTCTGGTTCTAGTGACACAGGGCCTACAGTTTTTGGACTTAAGGCTGGTAGCCAAACTTGTACAGTTACAGATGGAGAAGGCTCTACAATCACTGAAACATTTGTAATTAATGAGCCTGTTCCGTTTAATGCAATTTACAATCAGGGGAACGCCATCTGTAATGGTGGTAATGATGGTTGGGCTGAAATAGTTCCTGATAACAATGGTCCGTATACCTATTCCTGGATGCCTGGTGGAGCAACAACAGCTAAGATTAGTAATCTGATAGCTGGTACTTATGTTTGTACAATTACCAATTCAGGAGGGTGTTCGATTACAAGGACAGTTATTATTACGGAACCTAAGAGAGTCGCCTTAGTAGGGGGAGCATTTTTGGCAGGTAATATTGGGAGTTTGTATAGTAGAAGTGTCTTTGGAGCTAACGGAGGAAATGGGACCTATTCTTACGCCCAGGTTTCTGGCACCTTGCCTCCAGGATTAACACTATCGCCTACCGGGCAACTTACCGGAACGCCGACTTCACTTGGAACCTATAATTTTAGTGTGGAAGTTAAGACGAGTAACTGTCCAGAAACGGCTACAGCCGACTTTAGTTTAATCATTTATAAAGCATCCCAGACCATCGTTTTTAATACAATTCCAGCTAAATCCTATGGTGATGTAGACTTTGTTTTGGGTAATACATCGACTGCGCAATCATTACCTATAACTTATACGGCAGCTGATCCAAGCATAGTTTCTATTGTCGGTAATATAGCTCATATCTTAAAAGTTGGTACAACACAGATTACCGCGAGCCAGGCCGGTAACGATTATTACAATGCAGCGACGAGTGTATCACGGGCATTAACGGTTAGTACGAAAACAATATCAGCTTCTGGATATACTGTGAGTAAGGTATATGATGGTACGAATACAGCAACAATTACTTTGAATGCTACGGGAAAGGTTGGAACAGATGATGTAGGCATAAGCTATACTTCGGCAGTGTATGCAAATAAGAATGTTGGTACTGGTAAACAAATTACTTACACTGGTCTTGCTTTAACTGGGGCAGATAAATCTAATTATTTCTTGGGTACCCCCGTTATAACAGGGGTAATTATCGCAAAAGATATTACTGGAAATTTTACTGCTGATGATAAGGTTTACGATGGCTTAACATCGACGACTATCTTAACGCGTACAATAGTACCTCTACCGGTAGATGATGGCAATCTGACATTAATCGGTGGTGTAGCTACTTTTGCTGATGCAAATGCAGGTATTGGGAAAGCAGTAACTGCAACGGGAATGACTTTAAGCGGTACGGCGGCAGGAAATTACAGGTTAATTTCTATATCACCTGCTGTTGCAAATATTACAGCCAGAGACATAACCGGAAGTTTTGTATCATCGAATAAAGTTTATGACGGACTATTATCGGCTTCAATAACAAGCAGGACAGTAACGCCTTTGGCCGCAGATGCGGGTAAGTTGACATTAACAGGAGGTTTGGCTGACTTTGCTGATGCAAATGTGGGAGTGGGTAAAACAATAACTGCTACTGGAATGACTTTGGATGGCACAGCTGCAGGAAACTATAATCTGATTTCTGTATCACCTGCAACGGCGAATATCACGGCTTTGGACATCATAGGAAGCTTCAGCTCCGAAGATAAAGTTTATGACGGAGTAACAGCGGCTTCAATAACAAACAGAACAATAATTCCTTTAGCTACAGATGCAGGTAAGCTGACATTAACAGGAGGCTCAGCCAATTTTGCCAATGCAAATGCGGGCACAGGAAAAACAGTAACCGCAACAGGAATGGTCTTAGGTGGTTCTGCAGCAGGAAACTACAATTTGATTTCTGTTTCACCTTCAATTGCAAATATCACCGCCAAAGAAATCACAGGAAGTTTTGTATCAGAAGATAAGGTTTATGATGGATTATCATCGGCTTCCATAATAAGCAGAACAATAACTCCTTTGGCTGCAGACGCTGGTAACCTGACCTTAACGGGTGGTGTGGCTAGCTTTGCTGATGCAAATGCAGGTATTGGGAAAGCTGTTACTGCAAGCGGAATGACTTTAGGTGGTTCTGCAGCAGGAAACTATAATTTAATCGCTGTATCACCAGCGGTTGCTAATATTATGCCCAAAAATATTACAGGTAGTTTTACGGCATCAAGTAAGATTTATGATGGTTTAACTTTAGCGGTCATCATAGATCGGACCATAACATCTTTGGTTGCAGATGCTGGAAATTTGACCTTAACGGGTGGTGTGGCTAGCTTTGCTGATGCAAATGCTGGTATTGGTAAAACTGTCACTGCAACAGGAATGACTTTAGGGGGGGCAGCAGCAGGTAATTATAATTTAGTTTCTGTGTTGCCGACGACGGCTAACATTACCGCCCTGGATATTACCGGAAGTTTCACATCGGCAAATAAAGTTTATGATGGATTAACTTCAGCAGTAATCACAAATCGTACAATAACACCATTGGTTGTAGATGCAGGCAAATTAACCTTAACGGGTGGTGTGGCTAGCTTTGCCGATGCAAATGCTGGTATAGGTAAAGCAGTCACTGCAACAGGAATGACTTTAAGTGGTGCGGTTGCCGGAAACTATCATCTAATCTCGGTATTGCCTACTACAGCCAATATTACACCCAAAGATATAACAGGAAGTTTCGGCGCGAGCAATAAAGTTTATGATGGGCTAACATCAGCCATGATAGCAGATCGCAGTGTAACACCGCTAACAACAGATGCAGGTAAGCTTACATTAACCGGAGGTTTTGCTAACTTCTCTGATGCAAACGTAGGCACCGGTAAAACTGTAACTGCCACCGGCATGGTTTTGAGCGGTTCAGCTGCTGGAAACTATAACCTAGTCTCAATATCTACTGCGGTAGCCAATATTTCGACGAAACCGGTTATTGTAACTGTTAATGCAAATCAAAACAAAATTTACGGAGCGGTAAATCCAGACTTAAACTACACGATAACTCCTGGAGGATTGTTGGGGACAGATGTGCTTAGTGGAAACCTTGCAAGGGCATCAGGCGAGAACGTAGGGTTTTATGCCATAAACAAAGGTAGTCTGGTTGCAGGAGCAAATTATGCGCTTCAGTTTGTAGGTAACTCTTTTGAAATTAAACAGGCGAACCTAACGATTATTGGAGACTCTAAGGAGAAGTTTGTAGGTACAGAGAATCCGCCTTTAACCATAAGTTATAGAGGTTTTGTAAATAACGAAGGCGTAGCCGCACTAAATGCTTTACCTTATATAGGTACAACAGCAACCTTAAATAGCGGAATGGGTAGTTATCCGATTATGGTGGGTGGAGCATCGGCCATTAATTATAGCATTAGCTATCAAAATGGTGTTTTGCAGGTGAAACCCGGCGCACCAACCAGTGTCAGCTTAGCAGCCATTGTTGTATTTGAGAACAGGCCTGCGGGTACTAAAGTAGGTGATTTAAGCTCTACCTCTCAAGATCCAAATGCAACATTTACCTACTCGTTTGCCACAGGTGCGGGAGACATTGACAATAGTAAATTCCAAATTGTAGGTAAAGAGTTGAGAACCAGTCAAAGTTTAGATTATGAGGAAAAATCAAGTTATAGCATTCGGGTAAGAAGTACAACTCAATACGGTTTTACTTTAGATCAGATATTTATTGTTCAAATTGAGGATGTAAATGAACAGCCAACATTAAATCCGATTGCGGATCAACGAATCTATTTCCAGACTGGAAAAGAGGAACGTATTGGTTTAGAAAATGTGAGCCCTGGGCCGGAGCTTCATCAAACTGTTACTGCAAGCATCCAAACTGATCGTGCATCACTATTTGATCGTCTGGAGGTTATAAACAATCAGGTGATTTACAAGATAAAACCAGGACAATTAGGTGAAGCCAATATAACTGTAACCATTACCGATAACGGAGGTACTGCCAATGGTGGTGTAGACAAAATCAGCAGGAGCTTTAACCTTAAGGTAGATGCGACTCCTGTTATTACAGGTACTGGTACCCAGGTTGGCTTAAAAATACCAACGGATTATATCTCCAGTCCAGGCATTGGTAAGGGGTTAAGTTCCCAACTGCGTGTGCAGGCCGAGGATGTGGTTAGTTACCGTTGGACCGGAATAGGTTTAAGCAATGCAAATATCAGTAATCCCGTAGCCCAACCATTAACTACCATGACCTATCAGGTTACCATTACAAATAGCAAAGGATACAGCATTACTTTACCAATTACAGTAGAGGTTAGGGAAGACTATATCATTGAAGCGGAGAACAATTTTTCACCAAACGGTGATGGAATCAATGATACCTGGGTGATTAAGAATATCGAAAATTATCCGAATCATGTGGTCACTATTTTTGACCGTGCAGGCAGAGTTTTATATACTGTGAATGGTTACAAAAATACCTGGGATGGTACAGTAAACGGAGCACCATTGGCCGAGGGGACTTATTACTATATGATCAAATTTACCGATCAGAAGGTCAGGGTTATAAAAGGATTTATCACGATAGTAAGGTAA
- a CDS encoding helix-turn-helix transcriptional regulator, with amino-acid sequence MTLINREKLKNWLFISLFLMGVVIFSNFCHTLTTYFGQNQDQYTGLKLFFSCIAFLGILSLNFYMNFNPELVYNGFKGSLIKEELAINNAIKKPDFLKELVEVEIKDADLLLEKIRSALEDKKFFLGKGLTIVDLAKNIDVSPKILSILINRKFKTNFNELINIYRVNYAKQLLEENVLALYSIEGLASMVGFNSRITFFNSFKKNVGISPKEYAKSLLTAKELAS; translated from the coding sequence ATGACATTGATCAATAGAGAAAAATTGAAGAATTGGTTGTTTATATCATTGTTTTTAATGGGGGTTGTGATTTTTAGTAATTTTTGTCATACCCTAACAACCTATTTTGGCCAGAATCAAGATCAGTATACGGGGTTAAAGCTGTTTTTTTCCTGTATTGCATTTCTGGGAATACTTTCCCTTAACTTTTACATGAACTTTAATCCTGAGTTGGTTTATAATGGTTTTAAGGGGAGTTTAATTAAGGAAGAACTAGCGATTAATAACGCTATTAAAAAGCCTGATTTTCTTAAGGAGCTGGTGGAGGTAGAGATCAAAGACGCTGATCTTTTACTGGAAAAAATCAGATCTGCTTTGGAGGATAAAAAGTTTTTTTTGGGTAAAGGGTTGACCATTGTCGACCTTGCAAAGAATATTGATGTTTCGCCTAAAATTTTGTCAATTCTCATCAACAGAAAATTCAAAACTAATTTTAACGAGCTCATCAATATTTACCGGGTTAATTACGCAAAACAGCTACTAGAAGAGAATGTATTGGCGTTATATTCTATTGAGGGCTTAGCTAGTATGGTTGGATTTAATTCCAGAATAACCTTTTTCAATTCATTTAAGAAAAATGTAGGGATTAGCCCAAAAGAATACGCTAAATCTCTGTTAACTGCTAAAGAGTTAGCTAGTTAA
- a CDS encoding BlaI/MecI/CopY family transcriptional regulator, whose protein sequence is MEIKDLTKAEEQIMQIIWQIEKGFVKEVMDFLPEPKPAYNTVSTIIRILETKGFVAHEAFGKSHQYYPLISKEDYKRHATEKLLDGYFENSVESMFSFFVKEEKLDLSDVDEILKMINKIKNRPR, encoded by the coding sequence ATGGAAATAAAAGATTTAACCAAGGCCGAAGAGCAGATCATGCAAATCATCTGGCAAATCGAAAAGGGCTTTGTTAAAGAAGTAATGGATTTTTTACCAGAACCTAAACCTGCCTACAATACCGTATCAACCATCATTCGCATTCTCGAAACCAAAGGCTTTGTTGCACACGAAGCTTTCGGGAAGTCACATCAATACTATCCACTCATCAGTAAAGAAGATTATAAACGACATGCTACCGAAAAGCTTTTAGATGGTTATTTCGAAAACTCCGTAGAGAGCATGTTCTCCTTCTTTGTTAAAGAAGAAAAACTAGACTTGAGTGATGTAGACGAAATTCTTAAAATGATTAACAAAATTAAAAACAGACCAAGATGA
- a CDS encoding TonB family protein, producing MSWAHYILQVNIYLLVFYGFYKLLLDKETYFTLNRIYLVSAGLLSLTIPFLRFDWFAEQPTTQPLTIGVGQLNELMTEVMVENTAPDRFNIGNLAVSIYLLGILFFLGKFIWQLLSIGKLLKRTDKGTAFSFFKHKRIDKDLPQLLTIHKHEEIHIRQLHSLDIILFEVIAIFVWFNPIIYIYKTSIKHIHEYLADDEAAKFQGDKAQYALLLLSSAFGVPQNTLTNSFLNKSLIKKRIFMLHKPRSRKAAILKYGLFVPLFAIALTMSSATIRNNKNIKNIADEIPLNTPIEAIKEVVQESINKPTASQPQKKVMVTGQATGTIESGWEDFYIYAKRAIKYNYFAYRAKLQGNTMIKFKVADGTVENAAIATKLGEHCDAEVMRVIVSYTGYKKIKDGNYTLKVKFLLDGANTPLKNENIAPVKGYTALNDITITGHAMSRETADSNTNDENKIYDFVSIDKQPSFPGGMAQFYTYLKKELKYPEEAIKNNVHGKVFLSFTVEKDGTLNDIKVERKLGSATDEEAVRVLKASPKWIPGTQNGKLVRVKYNLPIVFNSGKGQDAPLPSQNKQGSTRPSGNNTGIRFVDSNGGEMKFGDNPEKSPLYVLDGKLINAADMKALDPNSIESINILKDAKATAIYGAKGANGVILITSKTGKVIEKTEKTKENK from the coding sequence ATGAGTTGGGCACATTACATCCTGCAAGTCAACATTTACCTTCTGGTATTTTATGGCTTTTATAAGTTATTGTTAGACAAAGAAACTTATTTCACGCTCAACAGAATCTATTTGGTTTCTGCGGGCTTACTCTCCTTAACTATCCCCTTTTTAAGATTCGATTGGTTTGCTGAGCAACCAACCACTCAACCATTAACTATTGGTGTTGGTCAGTTAAACGAACTAATGACCGAAGTAATGGTAGAAAACACCGCTCCAGACAGGTTCAATATAGGTAATCTGGCAGTTTCTATTTACCTCCTAGGAATCTTATTTTTCCTTGGAAAATTCATTTGGCAACTCCTTTCTATCGGTAAACTATTAAAAAGAACAGACAAAGGCACTGCCTTCTCGTTCTTTAAACATAAAAGAATCGATAAAGATCTACCTCAGCTATTAACCATTCATAAACACGAAGAGATTCATATTCGTCAACTCCATAGTCTGGACATCATCCTTTTTGAAGTCATTGCCATATTTGTCTGGTTCAACCCTATTATTTATATCTACAAAACTTCCATCAAACACATACATGAATACCTCGCAGATGATGAAGCTGCAAAATTTCAGGGTGATAAAGCACAATATGCCTTATTGCTACTGAGCAGTGCTTTTGGCGTTCCACAAAATACACTAACAAATAGTTTTTTAAATAAATCACTTATCAAAAAAAGAATTTTTATGTTGCACAAACCAAGATCAAGGAAAGCAGCCATTTTAAAGTACGGACTGTTTGTTCCACTATTTGCCATTGCATTAACCATGTCATCGGCCACCATCAGAAATAATAAAAACATTAAGAACATAGCTGATGAAATCCCTTTAAACACACCTATAGAAGCGATTAAAGAAGTCGTACAAGAATCAATAAACAAACCAACAGCATCTCAGCCACAAAAAAAGGTCATGGTTACAGGGCAAGCAACAGGGACAATTGAATCGGGTTGGGAGGACTTTTACATATATGCGAAACGAGCCATAAAGTATAATTATTTCGCTTATAGAGCCAAGCTACAGGGGAATACCATGATCAAATTTAAAGTAGCTGATGGCACGGTCGAGAACGCCGCAATTGCTACCAAATTAGGTGAACACTGCGACGCCGAAGTGATGAGGGTAATTGTAAGTTACACGGGCTACAAAAAAATTAAAGACGGTAATTACACTTTAAAGGTTAAGTTTCTACTAGACGGCGCCAACACTCCTTTAAAAAATGAGAATATAGCACCAGTAAAGGGTTATACAGCCTTAAATGACATCACCATTACGGGACATGCCATGTCAAGAGAAACTGCTGACAGCAACACAAATGATGAAAATAAGATTTATGACTTTGTGTCGATTGACAAACAGCCTAGTTTTCCCGGGGGGATGGCCCAATTTTATACCTATTTAAAAAAGGAACTAAAATACCCTGAAGAGGCAATTAAAAACAATGTACACGGCAAGGTATTTCTATCTTTTACTGTGGAAAAAGACGGAACGCTAAATGACATTAAAGTTGAACGAAAACTGGGAAGTGCTACAGATGAAGAAGCTGTAAGGGTATTAAAGGCATCACCGAAATGGATTCCAGGCACCCAAAATGGCAAGCTTGTACGTGTAAAATATAACCTTCCTATTGTGTTCAATTCTGGTAAAGGTCAGGATGCGCCCTTACCCTCACAAAACAAACAGGGATCAACCCGACCTTCCGGCAACAATACAGGCATTCGTTTTGTGGATAGTAACGGTGGGGAAATGAAATTTGGCGACAATCCTGAAAAAAGTCCTCTTTACGTATTGGACGGGAAACTAATCAACGCCGCAGATATGAAAGCCTTGGATCCGAATAGCATAGAATCTATAAACATCCTTAAAGATGCCAAGGCTACAGCAATATATGGGGCTAAAGGAGCTAATGGCGTAATTTTGATCACAAGCAAGACAGGAAAAGTGATTGAAAAGACAGAGAAAACAAAAGAAAACAAATAG
- a CDS encoding energy transducer TonB gives MYYKSRLKNSGLLKYGICVLLFAIALTMSSAKIRMDKNNQVKAAVYLGDWEDFYKYAKRAVRYPDAAQKALLQGTSIIKFKVVNGLVEDVGVVAELGGGCDASAMKCISSYTGYKDIKDGDYTLKFTFILSETNTPKLNENIAPLKGYKSLDEVTINGSGGLPQGVIDGSLNGDTRVYDFMSIERKPSFEGGNPAFKYYLKENVKYPKKAERNNVSGGVFLSFIVEVDGSITNVKVERPLGSGTDEEAVRVLRESPKWIPGKQKGKDVRVKYNMVVAFGQFPQSFKE, from the coding sequence ATGTATTACAAATCAAGATTAAAGAACTCAGGTCTTTTAAAGTATGGGATCTGTGTTCTCCTATTTGCCATTGCATTAACCATGTCATCGGCGAAGATTAGAATGGATAAAAATAACCAGGTAAAAGCTGCGGTATATCTTGGTGACTGGGAGGACTTTTATAAATATGCTAAACGTGCTGTTAGATACCCTGATGCCGCACAGAAGGCTCTGCTACAGGGAACCAGTATAATAAAGTTTAAAGTTGTTAATGGTTTGGTGGAAGATGTAGGTGTTGTGGCCGAACTGGGTGGGGGCTGCGATGCATCGGCAATGAAATGCATCTCATCATATACAGGTTATAAAGATATTAAAGATGGAGATTATACCTTAAAGTTCACATTTATACTTAGTGAAACCAACACACCTAAATTAAACGAAAATATTGCCCCATTAAAAGGATATAAATCCCTGGATGAAGTTACGATAAATGGTTCTGGGGGACTTCCTCAAGGGGTAATTGATGGTTCGCTAAACGGGGATACCAGAGTATATGATTTTATGTCGATAGAGCGGAAGCCATCTTTTGAAGGTGGGAATCCGGCGTTTAAATATTATTTGAAAGAGAATGTAAAGTACCCTAAAAAGGCGGAAAGAAATAATGTTAGTGGTGGCGTTTTTCTTTCTTTTATTGTTGAAGTAGATGGTAGTATAACCAACGTTAAGGTTGAAAGACCGCTGGGCTCTGGTACTGATGAAGAAGCGGTTAGGGTATTAAGGGAATCACCGAAATGGATTCCAGGGAAGCAGAAAGGCAAAGACGTACGTGTAAAATATAATATGGTTGTAGCTTTTGGACAATTCCCTCAATCCTTTAAAGAATAG